In one Bryobacteraceae bacterium genomic region, the following are encoded:
- a CDS encoding glycosyltransferase — protein sequence MSPEEAAVVCFWTGDPRLAAEMTARVFRATSGHPHYVVSTYDAGFPGARTIRLRPGSAWSLYRQLGEALAGVRVGLAPVLFTSQPDPLRLAALLLAPRRILAFNASLDRRPLSLAHPLEIRRLFAARDEGGVRQRPAWLRDTPQDSPDFPDATVLHAGRALRRGRPRIGIVTPYFPYPLSHGGAVRIFNLLRETAREFDVFLFSFDDLGHPPELAPVLEHSAMVAIVRPQPGRAPRWAPWLPAEWREVDSAAMRALISRIRAQQRLDLVQIEYTHMAGYEGDILVEHDVTFHLYRQVAGRSPGVGNAFEYRRWRWNERRAARRFRRVVFMSGEESAMLDCGGRGRVVPNGVDLDRFVPAPESPGKRLLFVGSFGHFPNVWAYRHFTERILPMIRSRHPDASLTVVGGRDHEMYWRMFANSPAPPLRDGITLLGFVADVRPLYNDANIVVVPNTVSAGTNVKALEAMAMRRAVVSTPCGCAGLGLRHGESAWIAESAADFAEGVSSLLDDDGLRLRLSSRARAVADCGFGWTAIGESMRAVYRELLERGP from the coding sequence ATGAGCCCAGAGGAAGCCGCCGTAGTCTGTTTCTGGACCGGGGATCCTCGGCTTGCCGCGGAGATGACCGCCCGCGTTTTTCGCGCCACCTCCGGCCATCCGCACTATGTGGTCTCTACCTACGACGCCGGTTTCCCCGGTGCGCGCACGATCCGTCTGCGCCCCGGCTCGGCATGGTCTCTCTATCGCCAGCTTGGGGAGGCGCTGGCCGGTGTTCGTGTCGGCTTGGCGCCGGTTCTTTTCACGTCGCAGCCGGATCCGCTTCGCCTGGCGGCCTTGCTGCTCGCGCCGCGCCGGATCCTGGCGTTCAACGCCTCGCTCGATCGCCGGCCTCTCAGTCTTGCCCATCCTCTGGAGATCCGTCGGTTGTTCGCCGCGCGCGACGAAGGCGGCGTACGTCAGCGGCCCGCGTGGCTTCGGGACACGCCGCAGGATTCGCCGGACTTCCCGGACGCCACGGTGCTCCACGCGGGAAGGGCCTTGCGCCGTGGCCGGCCGCGCATCGGAATCGTCACTCCCTACTTCCCCTATCCGCTCTCGCACGGCGGCGCTGTTCGCATCTTCAACCTGCTGCGCGAAACCGCCCGCGAGTTCGATGTGTTTCTGTTTTCCTTCGACGACCTCGGCCACCCGCCCGAACTCGCGCCCGTGCTCGAGCACTCCGCGATGGTCGCGATCGTGCGTCCGCAGCCGGGCCGCGCCCCGCGATGGGCTCCCTGGCTCCCGGCCGAGTGGCGCGAGGTGGATTCCGCCGCGATGCGCGCCCTGATTTCGCGAATCCGCGCGCAGCAGCGGCTCGATCTCGTTCAGATCGAGTACACCCACATGGCTGGATACGAAGGGGACATTCTCGTCGAGCACGACGTCACGTTCCATTTGTACCGGCAGGTGGCGGGGCGATCGCCGGGTGTTGGCAACGCGTTCGAGTACCGCCGCTGGCGCTGGAACGAACGGCGGGCGGCGCGCCGGTTTCGGCGGGTGGTGTTTATGTCCGGCGAGGAGTCCGCGATGCTTGATTGCGGAGGCCGCGGGCGCGTGGTGCCGAATGGCGTCGATCTCGACCGGTTCGTGCCGGCCCCGGAGTCCCCCGGCAAGCGCCTGTTGTTCGTCGGATCGTTCGGGCACTTTCCCAATGTATGGGCCTATCGCCATTTCACGGAACGGATTCTTCCGATGATCCGCTCCCGCCACCCTGACGCCTCGCTCACGGTTGTCGGCGGGCGGGATCACGAGATGTACTGGCGCATGTTCGCGAACTCCCCGGCGCCTCCTCTCCGCGACGGCATAACGCTCCTGGGGTTTGTCGCTGACGTGCGGCCGCTCTACAACGACGCCAACATCGTCGTCGTGCCGAACACCGTTTCGGCCGGAACCAACGTCAAAGCGCTCGAAGCGATGGCCATGCGCCGGGCCGTCGTCTCGACGCCATGCGGCTGCGCCGGCCTTGGGCTGCGGCACGGCGAAAGCGCATGGATCGCCGAATCGGCGGCGGACTTCGCCGAAGGCGTCTCGAGCCTCCTCGACGACGACGGTCTCCGTCTGCGGCTCTCCTCGCGGGCGCGCGCCGTCGCCGACTGCGGCTTCGGGTGGACGGCCATCGGCGAATCGATGCGCGCCGTCTACCGTGAGCTACTGGAGCGGGGGCCATGA
- a CDS encoding TonB-dependent receptor yields the protein MRKALLQTTLAAFVSVALLPAQTITGSVTGTVTDSTGASVPNVKVTATNKGTNVQFNANTNEVGLYNLLFLPVGEYTVSAETSGFKKSVLGPFRVEVNQTVRLDFKLELGEVTQSVEITGVAPILQTESTQTGDSIDSGKLTSLPLNGRNFVSLTLLIPGAVSPNPSGMTSRLGARPYVNGNREQTNNFMLDGVDVNDSIDNRVGYSPNVDALEEVQVLTGNAAAEFGNAGGATVMLQMKSGTNELHGSVFEFLRNKVLDANGFFRNRVASTAQRTGFKRNIFGGTFGGPIKRNKLFFFVDYEGTLQRVDGPASANVAPQTWRNGDLSSFTNNIVDPLNGQPFAGKQVPVSRFSPVARFLYSNPSLYPLPNQQGAGPQGVTGNYASATASKADNHQGDIKIDYRVSDRDNLMGRWSIGRYETQGSQAALPVQLTSGTKNPTQSAVVNWNRTVTNTIVNEARVAFSRIVIKDTPVDWSGQLGADGNQKFGIPGGQAIAGLSNIALGGGLTGIGSSGVTSNTGDNKFIYYDNMTWMNGRHLIKMGGQLMRYQQNRYYSGNNGVLGLFRYSGNYTGLDHSDFLLDQLASKGRGAATGTWGHRFWRPALFIQDDFKLAPSFTLNLGMRWEYMQPIYEVKDRQINVNTFTGQLITPGSGDLGRALYHGYGKQFMPRVGFAWTPGGFDNKLVVRAGAAYQSFMEGTGANLRLPLNPPFFVETDFSYDVRTPGSITSGFSDVVAQGITLDMPRPAGTVVPQLQGRAWDLDLRPQTTSQLNFTVEYQFDNATAFSAGYVGQKGTHLVAPVEANQPLPGVGAFSTWTNLNTRRPLYNLLPNLGNIARTESSATMDYHSLQATARRRFKGGLDFIASYTWGKTLTDNLGYYGSGFTASEGAYWQNAYDRRSNRGPSFFDVRHNFTIGGNWALPYGKGMHWGSAAGKAADLALGGWSVNYMMLARTGLPLTVRALDRTGQAVRGNVRANYYRALTVNEAARSVDNWFGLNRSTNPFCAGGVDDGTCAYGQPADGSFGNASIGTERGPGFFNFDFSIGKKFHVTEKNYVDFRVELFNALNTVSWAPPGLNISSPNTFGAIGSQVQNPRNIQFGLKYIF from the coding sequence ATGCGAAAAGCACTGTTACAGACAACGCTGGCGGCATTCGTGTCCGTGGCGTTGCTGCCAGCCCAAACGATCACGGGATCGGTTACCGGTACGGTGACAGACTCCACCGGCGCCTCCGTGCCGAACGTGAAGGTCACCGCCACCAATAAAGGCACGAACGTCCAATTCAATGCGAACACGAACGAGGTTGGCCTCTACAACCTCCTGTTTCTCCCCGTCGGGGAATACACGGTTTCGGCCGAGACGTCCGGATTCAAGAAGTCCGTCCTCGGGCCGTTCCGCGTGGAAGTGAACCAGACGGTCCGTCTGGATTTCAAGCTCGAACTCGGCGAAGTGACGCAATCGGTGGAGATCACCGGCGTCGCGCCGATCCTGCAGACCGAGTCGACGCAGACCGGCGACTCGATCGATTCCGGCAAGCTGACTTCGCTGCCGCTCAACGGCCGCAATTTCGTGTCGTTGACGCTGCTGATTCCGGGCGCGGTGAGTCCGAACCCGAGCGGCATGACGTCGCGGCTCGGCGCGCGGCCCTACGTGAACGGAAACCGCGAGCAGACCAACAACTTCATGCTTGACGGCGTGGACGTGAACGACTCCATCGACAACCGTGTCGGGTATTCGCCGAACGTGGACGCGCTCGAGGAAGTGCAGGTGCTCACCGGCAACGCCGCGGCCGAATTCGGCAACGCGGGCGGAGCCACGGTGATGCTGCAGATGAAATCGGGCACGAACGAACTGCACGGCAGCGTTTTCGAGTTCCTGCGCAACAAGGTGCTCGACGCCAACGGCTTCTTCCGGAACCGCGTGGCCTCCACGGCGCAGCGCACCGGCTTCAAGCGGAACATTTTCGGCGGCACGTTCGGCGGGCCGATCAAGCGCAACAAGCTGTTCTTCTTCGTTGACTACGAAGGGACGCTCCAGCGCGTGGACGGGCCGGCCTCGGCGAATGTCGCGCCGCAGACGTGGCGCAACGGCGACCTGTCGTCGTTCACCAACAACATCGTCGATCCGTTGAACGGCCAGCCGTTCGCGGGCAAGCAGGTACCGGTATCGCGGTTCAGTCCGGTGGCGCGGTTCCTCTATTCGAACCCAAGCCTCTACCCGCTGCCGAACCAGCAGGGCGCCGGTCCGCAAGGAGTTACCGGAAACTACGCGTCGGCCACCGCCTCGAAGGCCGACAATCACCAGGGCGATATCAAGATTGATTACCGCGTCTCGGATCGGGACAATCTGATGGGCCGCTGGTCGATCGGGCGCTACGAGACGCAAGGAAGCCAGGCGGCGCTACCGGTTCAGTTGACCTCGGGAACGAAGAATCCAACGCAGTCGGCGGTCGTCAACTGGAACCGCACCGTCACCAACACGATCGTCAACGAGGCGCGGGTGGCCTTCTCGCGGATCGTGATCAAGGACACACCCGTTGACTGGTCCGGCCAGTTGGGCGCCGACGGCAACCAGAAGTTCGGGATCCCGGGCGGCCAGGCCATCGCGGGCCTTTCGAACATCGCGCTCGGCGGCGGCCTGACGGGGATCGGCTCCTCGGGCGTCACCTCCAACACGGGCGACAACAAGTTCATCTACTACGACAACATGACGTGGATGAACGGCCGCCACCTCATCAAGATGGGCGGCCAGTTGATGCGCTATCAGCAGAACCGCTACTACTCGGGCAACAACGGCGTGCTCGGCCTGTTCCGCTACTCGGGCAACTACACCGGCCTCGATCATTCCGACTTCCTGCTTGACCAGCTCGCCTCGAAAGGCCGCGGCGCCGCCACCGGCACCTGGGGCCACCGCTTCTGGCGTCCCGCCCTGTTCATCCAGGATGACTTCAAACTCGCGCCGTCGTTCACGCTCAATCTCGGCATGCGGTGGGAATACATGCAGCCGATCTACGAAGTGAAGGACCGGCAGATCAACGTCAACACGTTCACCGGCCAGTTGATCACCCCCGGCTCGGGCGACCTCGGCCGTGCGCTCTACCACGGCTACGGCAAGCAGTTCATGCCGCGCGTCGGCTTCGCCTGGACTCCGGGCGGTTTCGACAACAAGCTCGTCGTGCGCGCCGGCGCCGCCTATCAGAGCTTCATGGAAGGCACGGGCGCCAACCTGCGCCTGCCGCTGAACCCGCCGTTCTTCGTCGAAACGGACTTCAGCTACGACGTCCGCACGCCGGGTTCGATCACCTCGGGCTTCTCCGACGTGGTTGCGCAGGGCATCACGCTCGACATGCCGCGCCCGGCGGGCACGGTGGTTCCGCAGTTGCAAGGCCGCGCATGGGATCTCGACCTCCGGCCGCAGACCACCTCGCAGTTGAACTTCACGGTGGAATACCAGTTCGACAACGCCACGGCGTTCTCGGCCGGCTATGTCGGCCAGAAGGGCACGCACCTGGTCGCGCCCGTGGAAGCCAACCAGCCGCTGCCGGGCGTCGGGGCGTTCTCCACGTGGACCAACCTGAACACGCGGCGTCCGCTCTACAACCTGCTGCCCAACCTCGGCAACATCGCCCGCACCGAATCGTCGGCGACGATGGACTATCATTCGCTGCAGGCGACGGCCAGGCGGCGCTTCAAGGGTGGGCTCGATTTCATCGCGTCCTACACCTGGGGCAAGACGCTCACCGATAACCTCGGCTACTACGGCTCGGGCTTTACCGCGAGCGAAGGCGCCTACTGGCAAAACGCCTACGACCGCCGCTCCAACCGCGGTCCGTCGTTCTTCGACGTCCGCCACAACTTCACCATCGGCGGCAACTGGGCCCTGCCCTACGGCAAGGGCATGCACTGGGGATCGGCCGCCGGCAAGGCCGCCGACCTCGCGCTTGGCGGCTGGAGCGTGAACTACATGATGCTGGCCCGCACGGGTCTGCCTCTCACGGTTCGCGCGCTCGACCGCACCGGCCAGGCCGTCCGCGGCAACGTTCGCGCCAACTACTACCGGGCTTTGACGGTGAACGAAGCCGCGCGCAGCGTGGACAACTGGTTCGGCTTGAATCGCTCCACCAATCCGTTCTGCGCCGGCGGCGTCGACGACGGAACGTGCGCCTACGGCCAACCGGCCGACGGCTCGTTCGGCAATGCCTCGATCGGCACCGAACGCGGCCCCGGCTTCTTCAACTTCGATTTCTCGATCGGCAAGAAGTTCCACGTCACCGAGAAGAACTACGTCGACTTCCGGGTCGAGTTGTTCAACGCGTTGAACACCGTGAGCTGGGCGCCCCCGGGGCTGAACATCAGCTCGCCGAACACGTTCGGCGCCATCGGTTCGCAGGTCCAGAACCCACGCAACATTCAGTTCGGTCTGAAGTACATTTTCTAG
- a CDS encoding CRTAC1 family protein: protein MGIVVLFALSGAVLLAQPVRFEDVARDAGLTFRVAHHPSPSKHLPETMAGGVAAFDYDGDGWIDIFFTNGAPIPELRKESPADWNRLFRNTGGGRFEDVTESAGLAGRGFDIGAAAGDFDNDGMVDLFVGGVRGNALYRNDGGHFEDITESAGIAGGEWSVGGGWFDWDNDGLLDLLVVNYLNWSPAADRYCGDPAAGLRVYCHPRFFEGLANRLYRNRGDGAFEDITSRVGLARFNAKSMAVAFADYDRDGRTDVFLTSDTQPNLLLRNTGSRLDEQGLLGGVAFNSDGRTISAMGADFRDYNNDGLPDIVLTALSNESFPLFRNRGRGRFGDVTRSSGMWKESLAYAGWSCGLVDFDNDGWKDIFTANSHVSDVIQRFEPAGYRQANTVFCNDRGRAFTKAVLGKPAAHRGAAFADFDHDGRIDVVVSALGEPAELWRNTSRAGNWLIVRLRGRASNRDGIGAVVRIGRQVNAMTSAVGYGSSSHAGVHFGLGSARTVDVEVQWPSGKRQRARGVPANRYLDVNEPE, encoded by the coding sequence GTGGGCATCGTTGTCTTGTTCGCACTGTCCGGTGCGGTCCTGCTGGCGCAGCCGGTCCGCTTCGAAGACGTGGCTCGCGACGCCGGGCTCACTTTTCGCGTGGCGCATCACCCGAGCCCGTCGAAACACCTTCCGGAAACCATGGCCGGCGGCGTGGCCGCGTTCGACTATGACGGAGACGGGTGGATCGACATCTTCTTCACGAATGGCGCGCCGATTCCCGAGTTGCGGAAGGAATCGCCGGCCGACTGGAACCGGCTGTTCCGCAACACCGGCGGTGGCCGGTTCGAAGACGTCACCGAATCGGCCGGGCTCGCCGGCCGAGGCTTCGACATCGGCGCCGCCGCCGGCGACTTCGATAACGACGGGATGGTTGACCTTTTCGTGGGCGGCGTCCGCGGGAACGCCCTCTACCGGAACGATGGCGGGCATTTCGAGGACATCACCGAAAGCGCGGGCATCGCCGGCGGGGAATGGTCCGTCGGCGGCGGCTGGTTCGATTGGGACAACGACGGGCTCCTCGACCTGCTCGTCGTTAACTACCTCAACTGGTCGCCAGCGGCGGACCGCTACTGCGGCGATCCGGCCGCTGGCCTCCGCGTCTACTGCCATCCTCGATTCTTCGAAGGGCTCGCCAACCGCCTTTATCGCAACCGCGGCGACGGGGCCTTCGAAGACATTACCAGCCGGGTTGGACTCGCGCGGTTCAACGCAAAGAGCATGGCCGTGGCCTTCGCCGACTACGATCGCGACGGGAGGACCGATGTTTTCCTCACGAGCGACACGCAGCCGAACCTGCTTCTCCGCAACACCGGCTCGAGGCTCGATGAGCAGGGGCTGCTCGGCGGAGTCGCCTTCAACTCCGACGGCCGGACGATCTCAGCCATGGGCGCCGACTTCCGCGACTACAACAATGACGGGCTGCCCGACATCGTCCTCACGGCGCTCTCGAACGAGTCCTTCCCGTTGTTCCGGAATCGCGGACGTGGGCGCTTTGGCGATGTCACCCGGTCGAGCGGGATGTGGAAAGAGAGCCTCGCTTACGCGGGATGGTCGTGCGGGCTTGTCGATTTCGACAACGACGGATGGAAGGACATCTTCACGGCCAACTCGCATGTCAGCGATGTGATCCAGCGATTTGAGCCGGCCGGGTACCGGCAGGCAAACACGGTGTTCTGCAACGATCGAGGCCGGGCGTTCACGAAGGCGGTGTTGGGGAAGCCGGCGGCGCACCGGGGTGCGGCCTTCGCGGATTTCGACCACGACGGCCGGATCGACGTGGTGGTCTCGGCGCTCGGTGAACCGGCAGAGCTGTGGCGCAACACGTCGCGGGCGGGGAACTGGCTGATCGTGCGTCTTCGGGGCAGGGCATCCAACCGCGATGGGATTGGCGCGGTGGTTCGGATCGGGCGGCAGGTGAACGCGATGACTTCGGCGGTGGGCTATGGCTCTTCAAGCCACGCGGGGGTCCATTTCGGGCTCGGTTCGGCCCGGACCGTGGACGTCGAGGTGCAATGGCCCTCCGGAAAACGGCAGCGCGCGCGGGGCGTGCCGGCGAATCGGTACCTTGACGTCAACGAGCCGGAATAG
- the lipA gene encoding lipoyl synthase, with protein MRVPLVMIENAAPPAGGATRGRLPEWLRKADAHPESVTALKRDLRARNLHTVCESARCPNLNECFHRGQATFMILGNLCTRGCGFCSVPKGSPEKREFTLDGNEPANVARQARAMNLRYVVITSVNRDDLDDGGSHHFAETVRQVRRALPDARVEVLTPDFNGDLDAVARVLDAGPHVFNHNMETVPRLYRRVRPQADYAQSLEVLRFARRHRADVLTKSGLMVGLGETADEVRALLDDLHARGETGVATIGQYLQPSRRSLPVARYVPPEEFDAYRDYGLAIGLRMVFAGPFVRSSYMADMVESSAQSC; from the coding sequence TTGCGCGTTCCCCTCGTCATGATCGAAAACGCGGCTCCGCCGGCCGGAGGCGCCACGCGTGGCCGGCTGCCGGAATGGCTCCGCAAGGCCGACGCCCACCCCGAGTCCGTCACCGCCCTGAAGCGGGACCTGCGCGCCCGCAACCTCCATACCGTCTGCGAATCCGCGCGATGCCCGAACCTCAACGAGTGCTTTCACCGCGGCCAGGCGACGTTCATGATCCTCGGAAACCTGTGCACGCGCGGTTGCGGATTCTGCTCGGTGCCGAAGGGCTCGCCGGAGAAGCGCGAGTTCACACTCGATGGGAACGAACCCGCGAATGTCGCACGGCAGGCGCGGGCGATGAACCTGCGGTACGTCGTCATTACGTCGGTGAACCGCGACGACCTCGACGACGGCGGGTCGCATCATTTCGCCGAGACCGTGCGCCAGGTCCGGCGGGCGCTGCCAGATGCGCGCGTGGAGGTGCTGACGCCGGACTTCAACGGCGATCTCGACGCCGTGGCGCGCGTGCTGGACGCTGGTCCGCACGTCTTCAATCACAACATGGAGACCGTGCCGCGCCTGTACCGCCGCGTGCGGCCCCAGGCTGACTACGCGCAGTCGCTCGAAGTCCTGCGGTTCGCGCGGCGACATCGCGCCGATGTGCTCACGAAATCCGGACTCATGGTGGGGCTCGGCGAAACGGCGGACGAGGTTCGCGCGCTGCTCGACGATCTCCACGCCCGGGGCGAAACCGGCGTCGCGACGATCGGCCAGTACCTCCAGCCTTCCCGGCGAAGCCTGCCGGTGGCGCGCTACGTCCCGCCCGAGGAGTTCGACGCCTATCGCGACTACGGCCTCGCCATCGGACTGCGCATGGTCTTCGCCGGGCCCTTCGTGCGGAGCTCCTACATGGCCGACATGGTGGAGTCGTCGGCGCAATCATGCTGA
- the lnt gene encoding apolipoprotein N-acyltransferase has product MLNLGLAVLSAILLILLNPAPSITMLAPVALAPLLIAAVREKDGRRRLLLGQVAGIVYWSSVCYWILFVLEVHGAMTPPLSWLAFVLFALAKGALFAVFTYLAGPVMRTPWAVPGVAALWTGIERMNGPLGFAWLTLGNAGADMGLPMRLAPITGVYGLSFVFAMMSAAFAVVVLRRPRWQAAPVLVLPLLVALPPLPPPDAGTESAAVVQPDVSQSQEWTTEAQQALIRRLVTASLAAVFEQGQPPPALLLWPENPAPLYFYHDRDFREQAVRIARTTRTHFLFGAVGFTTDNAPLNSAVLLAPSGEVMSRYDKMYLVPFGEFIPPLFSWVNRITKEAGDFEPGRQVVVSQVGPHRLGTFICYESAFPELVRRFANEGGEVLVNLTNDGYFGRSAARRQHLALARMRAAENRRWVLRPTNDGYTVAIDPAGRPREALPAFEPATGRLKFSWIREKTFYTRHGDWFAWMCLAVGLGAFLAALVPRYRPNGAKLQSTRP; this is encoded by the coding sequence ATGCTGAATCTCGGCCTCGCGGTTCTGTCGGCGATCCTCCTGATCCTGCTGAACCCCGCGCCGAGCATTACCATGCTCGCGCCGGTTGCGCTGGCTCCCCTCCTCATCGCCGCCGTCCGCGAGAAAGACGGCCGCCGGCGGCTGCTGCTCGGCCAAGTGGCGGGGATCGTCTACTGGAGTAGCGTCTGCTACTGGATCCTGTTCGTGCTCGAAGTGCACGGCGCGATGACGCCGCCGCTCTCCTGGCTCGCCTTCGTGCTCTTCGCCTTGGCGAAGGGCGCCCTTTTCGCCGTATTCACCTACCTGGCCGGACCGGTGATGCGAACGCCATGGGCTGTTCCCGGCGTGGCCGCTCTTTGGACGGGGATCGAACGGATGAATGGACCTCTCGGCTTCGCCTGGCTCACGCTTGGCAACGCCGGAGCCGATATGGGTCTGCCCATGCGACTGGCGCCAATCACCGGTGTCTACGGCCTCTCGTTCGTGTTTGCAATGATGAGCGCGGCGTTCGCGGTGGTGGTGTTGCGGCGACCCCGGTGGCAGGCGGCGCCCGTGCTCGTGCTGCCTCTGTTGGTGGCGCTCCCCCCGCTGCCGCCGCCCGACGCCGGAACCGAGTCCGCGGCGGTGGTGCAGCCGGATGTATCGCAATCGCAGGAGTGGACCACGGAGGCCCAGCAGGCGCTCATCCGGCGCCTCGTCACCGCATCGCTCGCCGCGGTCTTCGAGCAAGGTCAACCGCCGCCGGCGCTGCTGCTTTGGCCGGAGAATCCCGCGCCGCTTTACTTCTATCACGACCGCGATTTCCGGGAGCAAGCCGTGCGGATCGCGCGCACCACGCGGACACATTTCCTGTTCGGCGCCGTCGGCTTCACGACGGACAACGCGCCCTTGAACTCGGCGGTGCTGCTCGCGCCATCCGGCGAAGTGATGTCGCGGTACGACAAGATGTACCTGGTGCCTTTCGGAGAGTTCATTCCGCCCCTGTTCTCCTGGGTGAACCGGATCACCAAGGAAGCCGGCGATTTCGAACCCGGGCGGCAAGTGGTGGTCTCACAGGTGGGTCCGCACCGGTTGGGAACGTTCATCTGCTACGAATCGGCGTTTCCGGAACTCGTGCGGCGTTTCGCGAACGAGGGCGGCGAAGTGCTGGTGAACCTCACCAACGACGGGTACTTTGGACGGTCCGCGGCGAGACGGCAGCATCTGGCGTTGGCCCGGATGCGGGCCGCGGAGAACCGGCGATGGGTGCTGCGCCCCACCAACGACGGATACACCGTGGCGATCGATCCGGCCGGCCGGCCGCGCGAAGCGCTTCCGGCGTTCGAGCCTGCCACCGGCCGGCTGAAGTTCTCCTGGATCCGCGAGAAGACGTTCTACACGCGTCATGGCGACTGGTTCGCGTGGATGTGTCTGGCGGTGGGCCTCGGAGCTTTTCTGGCTGCGCTGGTGCCCCGCTACCGGCCCAACGGTGCTAAACTACAAAGTACGCGCCCGTAG
- a CDS encoding DUF5658 family protein has product MAPATGLAIQYSYLQVLDFLTTIAFLLVGVEEGNPLVRMALLVAPSPIAGLAAVKVCALALGLYCVWLRKHRLLARINLMFAIVVAWNLVALIVAASHLGRLAPGV; this is encoded by the coding sequence ATGGCACCGGCAACTGGGCTCGCAATTCAGTATTCCTACCTACAGGTCCTCGACTTCCTCACGACGATCGCGTTCCTGTTGGTCGGCGTCGAAGAGGGCAACCCGCTGGTGCGGATGGCGCTCCTGGTGGCTCCCTCGCCAATCGCCGGCCTCGCCGCGGTGAAAGTCTGCGCGCTCGCCCTCGGGCTCTATTGCGTATGGCTGCGCAAGCACCGTCTTCTGGCGCGGATCAATCTCATGTTCGCCATTGTCGTGGCATGGAATCTCGTCGCCCTGATCGTGGCTGCGTCTCACCTCGGAAGACTCGCACCTGGTGTCTGA
- a CDS encoding sigma-70 family RNA polymerase sigma factor, producing the protein MQCEHSTIERAQQGDDAAFNEIVRVYRKRILGTISRLIGRPEDVEDVAQEVFVRLYYSLDQLRSAEVFEPWLYRLTVNAAYDYLRKRKRRQESRMSDLSEQQVVLADAAQSGRVDSDRRQAAEVRDFVQALLGEVSEDDQILLTLKEVEGLSLKELEAIYGVNENALKVRLFRARQRVLKAYERSQAAQLAEASTAKAKGADV; encoded by the coding sequence ATGCAGTGTGAACACAGCACGATCGAGCGGGCGCAGCAGGGCGACGACGCGGCTTTCAACGAAATCGTCCGTGTGTACCGCAAACGAATCCTTGGCACCATCTCGAGGTTAATCGGGCGGCCCGAGGATGTGGAAGATGTCGCGCAGGAGGTTTTTGTGCGGCTGTACTACTCGCTCGACCAGCTTCGGTCCGCCGAAGTATTCGAGCCGTGGCTATACCGGCTGACCGTGAACGCCGCCTACGACTACTTGCGGAAGCGGAAACGCCGGCAGGAGTCGCGGATGTCGGATTTGAGCGAGCAGCAGGTCGTCCTGGCAGATGCTGCGCAGAGCGGCCGGGTGGATTCCGACCGCAGGCAGGCTGCGGAGGTTCGTGATTTTGTTCAGGCCCTGCTCGGCGAAGTGAGCGAAGACGATCAGATCCTGTTGACGCTCAAGGAAGTGGAAGGGTTGTCGCTCAAGGAGCTCGAGGCGATCTACGGCGTCAACGAGAACGCGCTGAAGGTGCGGCTCTTCCGGGCTCGCCAGCGTGTGTTAAAGGCTTACGAGCGATCACAGGCGGCCCAGCTCGCGGAGGCGTCGACCGCGAAAGCCAAGGGGGCTGACGTATGA
- the nuoI gene encoding NADH-quinone oxidoreductase subunit NuoI codes for MAIKQVVDSASAIVKGLGITLKEMMQPTVTEDYPDVPPVFQERFRGKHVLQRDEYGLEKCVACFLCAAACPVECIYIEAEENTEKARISGGERYASVYNIDYSRCIFCGYCVEACPTDAITHGHGFELAAYDTATLIQRKEDMLVPLPEGSKPVLIAPARASAAH; via the coding sequence ATGGCGATCAAACAGGTGGTCGATTCGGCGAGCGCCATCGTCAAGGGCTTGGGCATCACGCTAAAAGAGATGATGCAGCCGACCGTGACCGAGGACTATCCCGATGTTCCGCCGGTGTTTCAGGAACGGTTTCGCGGGAAACATGTGCTGCAGCGGGACGAGTACGGGCTCGAAAAATGCGTTGCCTGTTTTCTCTGCGCAGCGGCGTGTCCGGTGGAGTGCATCTACATTGAGGCGGAAGAGAACACCGAGAAGGCGCGAATCAGCGGCGGCGAGCGGTATGCTTCGGTGTACAACATCGACTATTCACGCTGTATTTTTTGCGGGTACTGCGTGGAGGCGTGCCCCACGGATGCGATTACGCACGGCCACGGGTTTGAATTGGCAGCGTACGACACCGCCACGTTGATTCAACGCAAAGAAGACATGCTCGTGCCGCTGCCGGAAGGGTCGAAGCCCGTACTCATCGCGCCAGCGCGCGCGTCCGCGGCCCACTAA